Proteins found in one Pseudomonadota bacterium genomic segment:
- a CDS encoding NnrS family protein, whose translation MNQTPKPSTASLAVLLGYPFRPFFLLTALYALVLIIAWVLFLFAGLPLPLDSNPLQWHAHEMLFGVIPAAIAGFVLTAMCNWTGAQPLRGGPLLLLLASWLAGRVVMWGAGFLPGWLVAAVDLAFLSVVAGYVAHVLVRFGNRRNHVLVWLLVLLASANLLMHLGFLDLWPAASRLGEVLALDVIALFLVVIGGRITPAFTANWLRMQGRASDRVVHSESLDRVVFWVTMGMVPADFAIGTPELGAAVALAAAVVNGWRIYWWRGWQAASEPLLWILHVGMAWIVLALWLKGLTPWFELPPSVWMHTMGVGAIGTMILGVMTRVGLGHTGRILQLPRFAVWIYVAILMAAPLRLMAVLMPALATFGIVTSALAWTVAFGLFLVVYWPILSQPRADGRPG comes from the coding sequence ATGAACCAAACACCTAAGCCTTCGACCGCCTCCCTCGCTGTACTCCTGGGTTACCCGTTTCGCCCGTTTTTTCTGCTCACTGCGTTGTATGCCCTGGTGCTGATTATTGCCTGGGTATTGTTCCTATTCGCGGGTCTGCCGCTGCCCTTGGACTCTAATCCGTTGCAGTGGCATGCCCACGAGATGTTGTTTGGCGTGATTCCGGCAGCCATTGCCGGATTCGTTCTCACCGCCATGTGCAACTGGACGGGCGCGCAGCCGCTGCGCGGGGGGCCGTTGTTGCTGCTGCTCGCGTCATGGCTTGCCGGGCGCGTGGTGATGTGGGGGGCTGGATTCCTGCCCGGTTGGTTGGTGGCTGCAGTGGATCTGGCTTTTCTGTCGGTTGTCGCCGGGTATGTCGCGCACGTGTTGGTGCGCTTCGGCAACCGGCGAAACCACGTGCTGGTTTGGCTGCTGGTTTTACTGGCGAGCGCAAATCTGCTGATGCATTTGGGTTTTCTCGATCTGTGGCCGGCGGCAAGTCGGCTGGGCGAGGTGTTGGCACTGGACGTGATCGCGCTCTTTCTGGTGGTGATCGGGGGGCGTATCACGCCGGCTTTCACCGCCAATTGGCTGCGTATGCAAGGTCGCGCGTCGGATCGGGTGGTCCACTCGGAGTCGCTCGACCGTGTCGTTTTCTGGGTGACCATGGGTATGGTGCCGGCCGACTTCGCCATCGGGACCCCGGAACTGGGGGCGGCGGTGGCGCTGGCGGCAGCAGTGGTCAACGGCTGGCGAATTTATTGGTGGCGTGGTTGGCAGGCCGCGTCCGAACCTTTGCTTTGGATCTTGCATGTGGGCATGGCCTGGATCGTGTTGGCGCTATGGCTGAAAGGATTGACGCCCTGGTTTGAGCTTCCACCCAGTGTTTGGATGCACACGATGGGGGTGGGTGCCATCGGTACGATGATCCTGGGGGTGATGACGCGCGTGGGTCTGGGACATACGGGCCGAATCTTGCAACTGCCCCGATTCGCCGTTTGGATCTACGTGGCGATCCTGATGGCCGCTCCCCTTCGTCTGATGGCGGTTCTTATGCCGGCATTGGCCACCTTTGGCATTGTCACCTCTGCTCTGGCCTGGACGGTCG
- a CDS encoding YbaN family protein, producing MAQIFRNSRAYARRWPFLLLAYSSVGLAAVGVVLPGLPTTPFLLLAAWAAARGSDRLHAWLYGHRHFGPLLNHWESERAIARRAKLTAVVLLALSWTVLFLTTESRIVPVITALFFSSLALFLVTRPTPTNGLKPPNGTHSDEPNT from the coding sequence ATGGCTCAAATCTTCCGAAATTCCCGAGCTTACGCCCGTCGCTGGCCGTTCTTATTATTGGCCTATAGCAGCGTCGGTCTGGCCGCGGTGGGCGTGGTGCTTCCGGGGTTGCCGACCACGCCTTTTCTCCTCCTGGCGGCCTGGGCGGCGGCGCGTGGCTCCGATCGCTTACACGCTTGGCTGTATGGCCATCGTCATTTCGGCCCGCTGTTGAACCACTGGGAATCGGAGCGGGCCATCGCGCGTCGGGCGAAGCTGACCGCGGTGGTATTGCTGGCCCTGAGCTGGACCGTACTTTTCCTAACCACCGAGAGCCGCATCGTTCCGGTCATTACCGCTTTGTTCTTTTCATCGTTGGCTTTGTTTTTGGTCACTCGGCCCACTCCCACGAACGGACTGAAGCCACCGAACGGTACGCACAGCGATGAACCAAACACCTAA